In Lysobacterales bacterium, the genomic stretch CATCGCGACGCCGGTCATCCGAGGCCTGCCGTGAGCAGGGCGCGCAGGACCGGCTGGACCATCGCCGCGAGTTCGTCGCGGTACGCGAAGCTGTCTTCGTCCATGTAGCTGCACTGGGCCATTTCCAGTTGCACCGCCTCGATGCCGCGCGCGGGCTCGGCGTAGTGGCGGGTGATGTAGCCGCCCTTGAAGCGGCCGTTGATCACGTGGCTGAACGCGGACTGGCCCTCGAGCAGGTTGCGCATGCGCGTGGTTAGCGCCGCGCCCGCCGAGGCGCCATCGGCGGTGCCGAGGTTGAGGTCGGGCAGGCGGCCGTCGAAGAACATCGGCACCTGTGAGCGGATCGAGTGCGCTTCCCACAGCAGCACGCGGCCGTGCACGGCGTGCACGCGCGCAATCTCGGCCGCCAGCGCCTCGTGGTAAGGGCGCCAGTAGGTGTCGACGCGAGCGCGAATCTCGTCGGCCTCGGGCTCACCACCGTCGAGGTACACCGGCTCGCCGTCGAAGCGGGTCGTCGGCACCAGGCCGGTTTCGCGGCGCCCGGGATAGAGCGCGATGCCATCCGGTGGCCGGTTGAGATCCACGACATAACGCGAATGCGCCGGCACCAGCATCGACGCGCCAAGTTCCGCGCGCGCGAAGCCGTAGAGCCGGCTGATATGCCAGTCGGTATCCGGTGCGAGCTGCGCCCGCGGCTGCAGGCGCGCCCGGATCGGTTCCGGGATGAAGCTGCCATCGTGCGGACAGCTGAGGATCAGCGGCGAGGTGCCGCGGTGCAGGGAGACGATGTCCATGTTGGTGATTGTCGCATCCCGAAGTTCTTGCGAGACTTCCCGCCATTCTGACGGAGAGTCCCATGCGCCTGCACCGTACCCTGATGCTGTCCCTGTCGATTGCCGCGCTCCTGGCCTGCGACAGGCAGGAGGAAACAGAGCGACCGGTGGCCGTACCCGAAGCCGCCCCACCCGCCGAAGAAATGCCGGTGCAGGAACCGGCACCGGATGAGATGGCGGCCGCGGATCCGCTGGTCCACCACAAGTGGACGCTGTCCGACGATGCGGCGCGCGTCGACGCTCGCGCCAACATCTACCTCGCTGGGCAAGCAGAGGCGCCGGCAGCCGACCCCGGGCAGGGCATGTTGCCGGTCGCGATCAACTTGGCTACCGCCACCACCATCCAGTTTCCGGTGATCGAAGGCCTGCTCGGCTGCGCCGGCGGCGAACCGGTCGATGGCCCGGACGGTGGCCAGTGTGTGTCGCCGTCGACCGACATCACCGCCAAGAACGGCTACTCGGGTTCGAAGTCGAGCAACCGCTCGCTGTTCCTGGTCGGCGTGTTCCCAGTCGATCCGAAACCGGAAGTGGAAGTCGAGGCGGGTGTCGCACCCGAGACCGACAGCGAAGCGCGCATCGCGCCGAAGGCGAACCAGGTATTCGTGATCGGTGATGGCAAGACCGCCGACGGCCAGCTGCAGTCCTTCGTCAAACCCGAAGGCGCGACCACGCTCTACCTCGGCTTCGCCGATGCTGGCGGCTTCTACGGTGAGCCCGGCGCCTACGAAGACAACGTCGGCTACTTGCGCTACACGTACTCGCTCGACCCGAAGTAGCCCTGCGCCGTTCAGGCGCCGCGCACCATGATCGTCAGTCCCTTGAGGAAATTGCGCAGGATCTGGTCGCCGCAGGCGCGGTAGTTGCGGTGATCGGCCTGGCGGAAGAAGGCCGACAATTCAGGTTTCGACACCGGGAAGCCGACCTCCTCGAAGGCCTGGTGCATGTCGGCATCCTGCAACTCGAACGCCACGCGCAGCTTCTTCAGCACGAGGTTGTTGCTGATGCGCTTCTCGACCGGCCGCGGCGGCCGGCTGGTGTCGCGACCGCGGCGGTGGATGATCAGCCCGTCGAGGAAATGCGCGAGCACGGCATCGCTGCACTCGACATGCCCGGGATCATCGTCGCGCTTCAGGAACCCCTGCACCTGATCCTTGTCGATCGCGAAACCGGCATCGGCCAACTTGGCGATATCGATCACCATCTGGTCGCTGAGATCCAGCATGTAGCGGATGCTGCGCAGTACGTCGTTGTGGATCATGGCCATTCCGGAACGTTGGGGCCGCGATCCTACTGGAAGAGCCAAAGTGGCCCGAAGCCGGCGCCCGATGCGTTCACAGGACGATGTCTCAGTCAGCACCGCGGGATCGGTGCGCAGGGGAGCGTTGTTGAACACGCTGTGATTCCGTACAATGTACGGGAGTAGCGCCGAGGTCGCCGATGAACGCCGCCACCGATCGCCTGGATATCCGACTGCCGCCCGACGAGAAGCGGGTGCTGGCGCGTGCTGCGCAGCTGGAAGGGGTGAAGGTGAGTCAGTTTGTTCTGGCGCCTGCCCTTGAGCGCGCCCGCCAGGTGATTGCTGATGCTGAGCAGCTGACGGTTTCGGCGAAGGCCTATCAGGACGTGCTCGACGCGCTCGCGAATCCGCCGCCGCCGACCGCGGCATTGATCCTGTCC encodes the following:
- the hutG gene encoding N-formylglutamate deformylase, with protein sequence MDIVSLHRGTSPLILSCPHDGSFIPEPIRARLQPRAQLAPDTDWHISRLYGFARAELGASMLVPAHSRYVVDLNRPPDGIALYPGRRETGLVPTTRFDGEPVYLDGGEPEADEIRARVDTYWRPYHEALAAEIARVHAVHGRVLLWEAHSIRSQVPMFFDGRLPDLNLGTADGASAGAALTTRMRNLLEGQSAFSHVINGRFKGGYITRHYAEPARGIEAVQLEMAQCSYMDEDSFAYRDELAAMVQPVLRALLTAGLG
- a CDS encoding DUF1778 domain-containing protein; the protein is MNAATDRLDIRLPPDEKRVLARAAQLEGVKVSQFVLAPALERARQVIADAEQLTVSAKAYQDVLDALANPPPPTAALILSMRDYEAAGIQWR
- a CDS encoding DUF1456 family protein, coding for MIHNDVLRSIRYMLDLSDQMVIDIAKLADAGFAIDKDQVQGFLKRDDDPGHVECSDAVLAHFLDGLIIHRRGRDTSRPPRPVEKRISNNLVLKKLRVAFELQDADMHQAFEEVGFPVSKPELSAFFRQADHRNYRACGDQILRNFLKGLTIMVRGA